The sequence TCTCAATATCCTTCGGAAGAGCGCTGGAGATGATGAGGGCCACTTCGGCTTTGGCCGCGCGCTGGTCGTTCCGGAGTTTGGTCAGCCAGTCGTCACTCCAACGTTTTGTGCGCTTCGACTCCCATAGGATCGTGCCGCAGGTTTGGCCGCCTGGACCGAACACGCGGTGCAGGACATCACCACCGAAGTCGCCTTTCGGTACGGGCTCAATCTGATCCCGTGGAAAATGATTGCGAAGCAGCGATTCCAATTCGAGCTCTAGGGCCTCCCCCTGCAACTGCTGGGAGCCTTGCTCGGCCCTGCGCCGGAGCTCTTCGATCTGCCGGTTCATGCCGGCGATCTGGGCCTCTTTTTCTGCGACCTTCGCCTTGAACGCGTCCTCGGCATCGAGCTTCGCCTTGTCGCGCACAGCAGCAAGTGCCTGCTGGACCTTCGTCTCGATCGTAAGCTCCACTTCCCGCCGGGCATCCTCGAGCTCGCGTTCCTTCCGGAGCATGTCCGCCTGGATCTTCTGCGCCGCCGCCAGCTTCTCGCTATTGGTCGCGAGCATTTGCTGCAAATCGGCCAACTGCTGGTCGCGTGCGCTAAGTTCATCCGCGATTGCGAGACGCGCTCTCTTGGCTTCCGCTTCGGCGATGCTGGAACGTTCCGCCTTCAGCTTCACCGCGACCTGCTCGTCGACGGACTCTCGAGCTTTTGCGATTTGCTCTTGCGCCTCTTTGAGCAGCGCTTCACGCCGACCAAATTCCGCTTCCTTGGCGGCGAGCTGGTGATCGAACCTACGACGCGTCTCGGCGATCAGCGGTGCTGCGAGTGATTCGGTGAGCTTGATCTGGGTGCGGCAGCTCGGGCAAACGATCTGGGGATCGGTCACGACGTCGGTCCTTTGATGATCGTGTGCAATACTACCGGGTGAGGGGGCGGCCTTTAAGCCCGGTGTGAGGGTTATCCCGCGCAATTGCGGTGGCCGCGGCAAGAGCGGCCTGGTCTTTTCCTGGATCCGTTCCGCCACGATCAGTTCCTCAATGCCCGGATGTCACGCTCACGCAGCACCGCCTCGACGGTTCGACGCAGGCGCCGCACGGAGCCGCCCGGCCAGTG comes from Bradyrhizobium sp. CCGE-LA001 and encodes:
- a CDS encoding DUF2130 domain-containing protein encodes the protein MTDPQIVCPSCRTQIKLTESLAAPLIAETRRRFDHQLAAKEAEFGRREALLKEAQEQIAKARESVDEQVAVKLKAERSSIAEAEAKRARLAIADELSARDQQLADLQQMLATNSEKLAAAQKIQADMLRKERELEDARREVELTIETKVQQALAAVRDKAKLDAEDAFKAKVAEKEAQIAGMNRQIEELRRRAEQGSQQLQGEALELELESLLRNHFPRDQIEPVPKGDFGGDVLHRVFGPGGQTCGTILWESKRTKRWSDDWLTKLRNDQRAAKAEVALIISSALPKDIETFGLVDNVWVAEPRFAVPLAIVLRHWLIDLAGSRQAQEGQQSKMEMMYAYLTGPRFRHRIDAIVERFTDMQEDLDRERKTMMRLWAKREEQLRGVLDSTAGLYGDLQGIAGRAMQEIESLDVLMIEMKGEAAE